The Acetomicrobium sp. S15 = DSM 107314 DNA segment ACGTGCAGGCGGCCTTCCCTCTGATTAAAGCGATGCGCTCCGCTCTCATCGGCCCGATAATCCTCTCCACGGTGACTCCCACCGGTAAGGCCATGGCGCAGAGGCTTTGCGGCGGCATGA contains these protein-coding regions:
- a CDS encoding glycosyltransferase N-terminal domain-containing protein gives rise to the protein MGDVQAAFPLIKAMRSALIGPIILSTVTPTGKAMAQRLCGGM